In Idiomarina sp. PL1-037, a single genomic region encodes these proteins:
- the priA gene encoding primosomal protein N' yields the protein MKQANTGSERRYKVALPLPLRQTYDYLCKSAEPLPQGVRVRVPFGQRQLVGYVVAEATDEPPEFALKAVVSVLDEQRLWPRDIWQLVRWSADYYHHSLGDVAANSLPVLLRKGDAAEYLTETFYALTDLGRAQSINDLKGAARQQQVLAALKNQPLRRSDLTDMGVTSAVLRTLQDKGWIDVREQAPIKNQGWQEQSSVLKEQGHALNTEQAVAVSTINQQQKHSALLLEGVTGSGKTEVYLQAMEPVLERGEQVLVLVPEIGLTPQTLQRFKERFDAPVVMLHSGMSDRERLNTWLDAKHGHAAIIIGTRSAVFTPCQKLGLIVVDEEHDLSYKQQDGFRYHARDIAIKRASLLNIPLVLGSATASLETLNNAVSKRFHWLKLGQRAGGAQMVKHELIDLKQQPIKAGVSKALQEQIQVEIERGNQVLLFLNRRGFAPALMCHECGWLAQCHRCDAYYTVHKAHHQLQCHHCGSQQRIPKQCGSCGSTHLISHGVGTEQLEHSLKEMFPGRGVLRIDRDSTRRKGQLDDYLQKATNNEYPLLVGTQMLAKGHHFPHVTLVALLDVDGALYSADFRAAERLGQLYTQVAGRAGREHKAGKVVLQTHHPEHDLIQDLLNNGYSHFALTALAERQQSELPPFSYLALFRGEATDRDSVVQAMTQIQQLMPQVDGAFLLGPMPALMERKAGRYRYQLLLHCQSRKLRFQLIEHLLPQINALPLLKKVRWSLDIDPQDFS from the coding sequence ATGAAGCAAGCCAACACCGGCAGCGAACGACGTTATAAAGTCGCACTGCCGCTACCTCTTCGACAAACCTATGACTATCTGTGCAAAAGTGCCGAGCCACTGCCGCAGGGAGTCCGCGTGCGTGTGCCTTTTGGCCAGCGTCAGTTAGTGGGGTATGTGGTGGCCGAAGCCACTGACGAACCGCCAGAATTTGCACTGAAAGCGGTTGTTTCGGTATTGGATGAGCAGCGACTGTGGCCGCGTGATATCTGGCAACTGGTTCGCTGGTCAGCTGATTATTATCACCACTCGTTGGGTGACGTTGCTGCCAATAGCCTGCCAGTTTTATTGCGTAAAGGCGATGCGGCGGAATACCTGACCGAAACTTTTTATGCGTTGACCGATTTAGGCCGGGCTCAATCCATTAATGATTTAAAAGGGGCTGCAAGACAACAGCAGGTGCTGGCGGCGCTCAAGAATCAGCCGCTCAGGCGTAGTGATTTAACCGACATGGGCGTAACCTCAGCCGTGCTTCGTACCTTGCAGGATAAAGGCTGGATTGACGTGCGCGAGCAGGCTCCGATTAAGAATCAGGGCTGGCAAGAACAATCATCGGTGCTAAAAGAGCAGGGTCATGCGCTAAATACCGAGCAGGCAGTCGCGGTTTCAACCATTAACCAACAGCAAAAGCACAGTGCGCTGCTGCTGGAAGGGGTTACCGGTAGTGGTAAAACCGAAGTGTATTTGCAGGCTATGGAGCCGGTGCTGGAGCGCGGAGAGCAAGTGTTGGTGCTGGTACCGGAAATAGGCCTGACCCCACAGACTTTGCAGCGCTTTAAAGAACGCTTTGACGCGCCGGTGGTCATGCTGCACTCAGGTATGAGTGACAGAGAACGTTTAAATACCTGGCTGGATGCAAAACACGGTCATGCGGCAATTATTATCGGTACCCGGTCGGCGGTGTTTACACCCTGTCAGAAACTCGGGCTTATTGTGGTCGATGAAGAACATGACTTGTCCTACAAACAACAGGACGGCTTTCGTTACCATGCCCGGGACATTGCCATTAAACGGGCGTCGTTGCTGAATATTCCGCTGGTGCTGGGTAGTGCAACGGCCTCGCTGGAAACTTTGAATAACGCGGTTAGTAAGCGTTTTCACTGGCTTAAGCTGGGGCAGCGAGCTGGTGGCGCACAAATGGTTAAACACGAACTTATTGACCTGAAACAGCAGCCCATTAAAGCCGGCGTTTCTAAAGCATTGCAGGAACAAATTCAGGTAGAAATTGAACGCGGTAACCAGGTACTGCTGTTCCTTAACCGTCGTGGTTTTGCACCGGCGTTAATGTGTCACGAATGTGGCTGGCTGGCGCAGTGCCATCGTTGTGACGCTTATTACACCGTACATAAAGCTCATCACCAGTTGCAGTGTCACCATTGCGGTAGCCAGCAGCGCATACCTAAGCAGTGCGGTTCCTGTGGTTCCACGCACTTAATTTCGCACGGCGTGGGTACCGAGCAGTTAGAGCACAGCCTGAAAGAGATGTTTCCCGGGCGCGGCGTGTTACGCATTGACCGGGACTCCACCCGCCGCAAAGGCCAACTGGATGATTACCTGCAAAAAGCCACAAATAACGAGTACCCCTTGTTGGTAGGCACGCAGATGTTGGCCAAAGGCCATCATTTTCCGCATGTCACTCTGGTGGCGCTGCTGGATGTCGATGGTGCGCTGTACAGTGCGGACTTCCGGGCAGCAGAGCGCCTGGGCCAGCTTTATACTCAGGTGGCGGGTCGCGCCGGGCGGGAGCACAAAGCCGGAAAGGTGGTATTGCAAACCCATCATCCGGAACACGACTTAATTCAGGACTTACTCAACAACGGCTATTCACACTTTGCCCTGACCGCGCTTGCCGAACGCCAGCAAAGCGAGCTGCCGCCATTCTCTTATTTGGCGCTGTTCCGTGGCGAAGCAACCGACAGAGATTCAGTGGTACAGGCCATGACTCAGATTCAACAACTAATGCCGCAGGTGGACGGTGCATTTTTACTGGGGCCGATGCCAGCCTTAATGGAGCGTAAAGCGGGTCGTTACCGCTATCAATTGCTGTTACATTGTCAGTCGCGAAAATTGCGTTTTCAGCTTATTGAACACTTGTTGCCGCAAATTAACGCCTTGCCGTTATTGAAAAAAGTGCGCTGGTCGCTGGATATTGATCCGCAAGACTTCAGCTGA
- the rpmE gene encoding 50S ribosomal protein L31: protein MKQGIHPKYETLKVSCSCGHTFETRSTRSEDLHLDVCSECHPFYTGKQRVMDTGGRVDKFKKRFGALGKK, encoded by the coding sequence ATGAAACAAGGTATTCATCCTAAGTACGAGACTTTAAAAGTCAGCTGTTCTTGCGGTCACACGTTCGAAACGCGTTCAACCCGCTCAGAAGATCTTCACCTGGACGTCTGTTCAGAGTGCCACCCGTTCTACACTGGTAAGCAGCGTGTAATGGACACTGGCGGTCGTGTTGATAAGTTTAAGAAACGTTTTGGCGCTCTGGGCAAGAAATAA
- a CDS encoding malic enzyme-like NAD(P)-binding protein, translating to MTDFRQQALDYHEYPTPGKISVELTTPAETSKDLALAYSPGVAEPVREIAQDPDAAYRYTAKGNMVAVITNGTAILGLGNLGPLASKPVMEGKALLFKRFAGLDSIDIEVSHRTTQDFINTVANIADTFGGINLEDIKAPECFEIEQALIERCNVPVFHDDQHGTAIVTAAGMLNALEIQGKTLSESRIVCLGAGAAAIACMELLIKCGAQREHIYMLDSKGVIHTRRDDLNEYKQLFANNTDKRTLKDVIEGADIFVGVSGPNLLSAEELKLMAPNPVLFACSNPDPEIKPETAMAARDDLIMGTGRSDYPNQVNNVLCFPFMFRGALDVRATAINDEMKVASVEAIRQLAKEPVPESVLKAAGVKELTFGRDYIIPKPIDPRLCSRVSRAVAEAAVKSGAAKIDLPKNYMQD from the coding sequence ATGACAGATTTTCGCCAACAAGCACTGGATTACCACGAATACCCGACTCCGGGTAAAATCTCGGTTGAACTGACCACTCCTGCTGAAACCAGCAAAGATCTAGCTCTCGCCTACAGCCCGGGCGTAGCAGAACCGGTTCGGGAAATTGCTCAGGACCCGGACGCTGCTTACCGTTATACTGCCAAGGGCAACATGGTGGCGGTTATTACCAACGGAACGGCTATTCTTGGTTTGGGAAATTTGGGACCACTGGCGTCAAAACCGGTAATGGAAGGTAAGGCTCTATTATTCAAGCGCTTTGCCGGACTGGACTCTATTGATATTGAAGTGAGTCACCGTACCACGCAAGACTTTATCAATACCGTTGCTAACATTGCCGACACTTTTGGTGGTATTAATTTAGAAGACATAAAAGCGCCCGAATGCTTTGAAATTGAACAAGCTTTAATAGAGCGTTGCAATGTTCCGGTGTTTCACGATGATCAGCATGGTACTGCTATTGTGACTGCCGCCGGTATGCTGAATGCACTGGAAATTCAGGGCAAAACGCTATCGGAATCTCGCATTGTGTGTCTTGGTGCCGGTGCTGCCGCCATCGCCTGTATGGAACTTTTAATTAAATGTGGCGCGCAACGTGAGCACATTTATATGCTCGACTCAAAAGGCGTTATTCACACCCGTCGTGATGACTTAAATGAATACAAACAGCTGTTTGCCAACAATACCGACAAACGTACGCTAAAAGACGTTATTGAAGGTGCCGATATCTTCGTGGGTGTTTCAGGGCCAAACTTACTCAGCGCAGAAGAGTTGAAACTTATGGCGCCAAACCCCGTTCTGTTTGCCTGCTCTAACCCAGACCCGGAGATTAAACCAGAAACCGCTATGGCGGCACGTGATGACCTGATTATGGGAACCGGGCGCTCGGACTACCCGAACCAGGTGAACAACGTTTTATGCTTCCCGTTTATGTTTCGCGGCGCGTTAGATGTGCGAGCTACAGCGATTAATGACGAAATGAAGGTTGCCTCAGTAGAGGCCATTCGCCAGCTGGCGAAAGAGCCAGTGCCGGAATCAGTATTAAAAGCAGCCGGCGTCAAAGAATTAACCTTCGGTCGTGATTATATTATTCCTAAGCCAATTGACCCGCGCTTGTGCTCACGGGTCTCGCGTGCCGTTGCGGAAGCTGCGGTGAAGTCCGGCGCAGCTAAAATCGATTTACCGAAAAATTATATGCAGGATTAA
- the metJ gene encoding met regulon transcriptional regulator MetJ — MKWNGEYIYPYAEHGRKSQQVKKVTVSIPTRVLKVLTDERTRRQVNNLRHATNSELLCEAFLHAFTGQPLPEDEDLQKSNPNKIPKAVREELEARGLPIPTDEELDD; from the coding sequence ATGAAATGGAACGGCGAATATATTTACCCTTATGCTGAACACGGTCGTAAGAGTCAGCAGGTGAAAAAAGTTACGGTCTCAATACCCACGCGTGTATTAAAGGTACTGACCGATGAACGAACCCGTCGCCAAGTTAATAATCTTCGCCATGCTACCAACAGCGAACTGCTTTGCGAGGCGTTTTTACATGCTTTTACCGGTCAGCCACTGCCGGAAGATGAAGACTTACAAAAGTCCAATCCGAATAAAATCCCCAAGGCCGTGCGCGAAGAGCTGGAAGCCCGGGGATTACCTATTCCGACCGACGAAGAGCTCGACGATTAA
- a CDS encoding bifunctional aspartate kinase/homoserine dehydrogenase II — MTTTQLTEEQKQAVADSVQVHKFGGSSLADAFCYRRVARIVTEYAGASDLVVVSAAGDTTNRILAIINAKAQPGDTASILLDQLESFQQGLITELLSGNLQQQLLQQSQQDFIRWRQWLEGDEIINHNAELLSYGELWSARLLSALLQKQGTRADHIDARDFLLAADAPEPVIQVEHSREKLLQRVAPHSGTRFIVTGFIARGLNGESLTLGRNGSDYSATLVGSLLDTRQVTIWKDVAGVYSADPRKVERVVSLPTLDWTEAEELARLGSPVLHPRTFQPVDRQRMVISVRSSLKVENQQTRIGQFQNTQPRGKVFTSLSEVVLFKVELHDKALVKRLDELELEPLVSWTEPENHQQYLVFHQNHLDYLTGWLDSLGAGDAITQIRGYSMLAIVGNRIQETDQFSTFKLQLSEQKVRRFALTQSGDSAVAILEQKLDNRLLNRLHSQLFNYRRSLGVLVIGRGNIGTAWLELFRQQRDRINQVMDVRVMGIANSRRLWLDYNGVELTQWAEDFDRLARPYVLTELLRELPNAPYDELVVIDLTDAQQVAQLYPSLFANGLHIISANKRAGSADEALYREIRTIQHEYKREWLYNTTVGAGLPLNYAINDLRNSGDEIRSISGIFSGTMSWLFENFTKGVTFSSLVKEAKERGYSEPDPREDLSCQDLVRKLLILAREIGLKLDWQDIEVKSLVPEHLRDLPLSEFMQRLSELDEPMTAMLDEAAKDGKVPRLLASFTVSDEQRVTAQVGIEYIPEGDMLANLIPGENIFVIYTDWYSEMPLVISGPGAGKHVTAGGVQSDLNQLLSKLAVGA, encoded by the coding sequence ATGACAACAACTCAGCTCACAGAAGAGCAAAAGCAAGCCGTTGCCGACAGCGTTCAGGTGCATAAGTTTGGTGGCAGCAGTCTTGCCGATGCGTTCTGCTATCGCCGCGTTGCCCGTATTGTAACCGAGTACGCCGGTGCCAGCGACCTAGTCGTCGTTTCCGCAGCCGGAGACACAACCAACCGCATTCTTGCCATTATTAATGCCAAAGCACAGCCGGGCGACACCGCCAGCATTCTGCTCGATCAATTAGAGAGTTTTCAGCAAGGGCTGATCACCGAACTATTAAGCGGTAACTTACAGCAGCAACTGCTGCAACAATCTCAGCAAGATTTCATCCGCTGGCGTCAATGGTTAGAGGGCGACGAAATCATTAACCATAACGCCGAGTTACTGTCCTACGGTGAGCTTTGGTCCGCCCGCTTGTTATCAGCTTTACTGCAAAAACAGGGCACCCGCGCCGACCACATTGATGCCCGGGACTTTTTACTCGCCGCAGATGCCCCTGAGCCCGTTATTCAGGTAGAACACTCTCGTGAAAAGCTATTACAAAGAGTAGCTCCTCACTCGGGCACCCGCTTTATTGTTACTGGCTTTATCGCCCGCGGTTTAAACGGCGAGAGCTTAACTCTGGGGCGTAACGGCAGTGACTATTCAGCGACCTTAGTCGGCAGTCTGCTGGATACACGCCAGGTTACTATCTGGAAAGACGTGGCCGGCGTTTATTCGGCAGACCCGCGTAAAGTTGAGCGCGTAGTCAGCTTACCGACATTAGACTGGACCGAAGCCGAAGAACTAGCGCGTCTTGGCAGCCCGGTTTTGCATCCAAGAACCTTTCAGCCGGTCGACCGCCAGCGCATGGTCATTTCCGTTCGCTCCAGTTTGAAAGTAGAAAATCAGCAAACGCGTATTGGTCAGTTCCAGAATACCCAGCCTCGCGGAAAAGTCTTCACTTCACTGTCTGAGGTGGTGCTCTTTAAGGTTGAGCTGCACGATAAAGCCTTAGTAAAACGTCTGGACGAACTGGAGTTAGAGCCGCTGGTCAGCTGGACCGAGCCGGAGAATCATCAGCAATATCTGGTGTTTCATCAAAACCACTTAGACTACCTGACCGGCTGGTTAGACAGTCTGGGGGCCGGTGACGCCATAACTCAAATTCGCGGCTATTCCATGCTGGCCATTGTCGGTAACCGCATTCAGGAAACCGACCAGTTCTCGACCTTTAAACTGCAACTTTCCGAACAAAAAGTACGACGCTTTGCTCTGACGCAGAGCGGTGACTCTGCTGTTGCTATTCTGGAGCAAAAGCTTGATAACCGTTTACTCAATCGTCTGCACAGCCAATTATTTAACTACCGTCGCAGCCTGGGCGTGCTGGTTATTGGGCGCGGCAACATTGGGACAGCCTGGCTGGAACTGTTCCGCCAGCAGCGTGACCGTATTAATCAAGTGATGGACGTTCGGGTTATGGGCATCGCTAACTCCCGGCGTTTATGGCTGGATTACAATGGCGTAGAGCTCACTCAGTGGGCCGAAGACTTCGACCGCCTGGCACGACCCTATGTACTCACGGAACTGCTGCGCGAGCTACCCAATGCGCCATACGACGAACTGGTGGTGATTGATTTAACCGACGCCCAACAAGTCGCGCAGCTGTATCCCAGCTTGTTCGCAAACGGCCTGCATATTATCAGCGCCAATAAGCGCGCTGGCTCTGCCGACGAGGCGCTGTACCGGGAAATTCGTACCATTCAGCACGAGTACAAGCGCGAATGGCTGTACAACACCACGGTGGGTGCCGGATTACCGCTGAATTATGCCATAAACGACTTGCGTAATTCCGGCGACGAAATTCGCAGTATCTCCGGCATTTTCTCAGGCACCATGTCCTGGCTGTTTGAGAATTTCACCAAAGGAGTCACGTTCAGTTCACTGGTAAAAGAAGCCAAAGAGCGGGGTTACAGCGAGCCTGACCCCCGTGAAGATTTGTCCTGTCAGGACTTGGTGCGTAAGTTACTGATTCTGGCACGCGAAATTGGCTTAAAACTGGACTGGCAGGACATTGAAGTAAAAAGTCTGGTGCCGGAACATTTACGTGACTTGCCACTTAGCGAGTTTATGCAGCGCTTATCGGAACTTGATGAGCCTATGACAGCCATGCTGGACGAAGCGGCTAAAGACGGCAAAGTACCGCGACTGCTGGCCAGCTTTACCGTCAGTGACGAACAAAGAGTTACTGCTCAGGTTGGTATTGAGTACATTCCGGAAGGAGACATGCTGGCTAACTTAATACCCGGTGAAAACATCTTTGTTATCTACACCGACTGGTATTCAGAAATGCCATTAGTTATTAGCGGGCCTGGCGCGGGTAAACACGTTACCGCCGGTGGCGTGCAGTCGGACCTAAATCAGTTACTGAGTAAACTGGCAGTGGGAGCTTAA
- a CDS encoding PBP1A family penicillin-binding protein, with translation MKWFKRLIYTLLVCILLGGVTVGSLYLYVKPELPSVETLRDVRLQTPMQVFTADGELISQFGEKRRIPVDLEDVPQPLIDAFLATEDSRFYQHFGVDPIGVARAFSVLLTTGEIQEGASTITMQLARNFFLSFDRAWMRKVKESFIAVHIEQLLSKDEILELYLNKITFGHRAHGVGAAAQVYYGKPLSELTLAQMATIAGLPKAPSNLNPISNPIASKARRRVVLLRMLDEKKITRAEFEEAANAPVTARRHGAEVTVNAPYLAEMVRQEMVDRYGEDKAYNEGYKVYTTIRSDVQLAARQSIWDNLHSYDERHGYRGPVSILWSAEKNEEPVKEPAIRQYLEQLRVIGAVTPAVVTAVGEQSAEVLVKGEGKLTLPWKAMHWAREYLNEERQGPPPETADEIMQPGHVIWLRRVNDDSEWRLAQIPEPSSAVVSLRPDDGAVAAVVGGYSFQLSQYNRALQAERQVGSNIKPLIYSAAFEEGLTLATLVNDAPINQWNPGSGVAWRPKNSPEVYEGPIRLRKALAKSKNVVSVRLIRELGVKKVADHLAKFGLDRSKIPENESLSLGSLSMTPMQVARAYAAFSNGGFLVEPYFIKRIEGADGNVIEETDPLRACFDCDKPAPQIISEQNAFLVEQAMNSAVWGGGSWANGTGWNGTSWRIQRSKPINEAVGRNIAGKTGTTNDVRDTWFSGFTSNLATTVWVGFDDVSRKLGRTSKHPEVDSSQQAITGGEAGAKTALPGWILFMEKALPLFPSSDFGIPPGVVNVRIDLESGKLSHKSDYTTRFEYFIRGTEPTEYSRDNGQSNGDIFQEDDDDLF, from the coding sequence TTGAAGTGGTTTAAGCGGCTAATCTACACCTTGCTGGTGTGTATTCTTCTTGGCGGGGTAACGGTTGGTAGCCTTTACTTATATGTTAAGCCCGAGCTACCCAGTGTGGAAACCCTACGGGACGTGCGTTTGCAAACACCTATGCAGGTGTTTACCGCAGACGGTGAGTTGATTTCGCAGTTTGGTGAAAAACGTCGCATTCCGGTGGACTTAGAAGACGTCCCCCAACCTCTTATTGATGCTTTTCTGGCAACCGAAGACAGTCGCTTTTATCAACATTTTGGTGTTGACCCAATTGGTGTTGCCCGTGCCTTTAGCGTATTGCTCACCACCGGTGAAATTCAGGAAGGTGCTAGTACCATTACCATGCAGCTGGCGCGAAACTTTTTCCTGAGCTTTGATCGGGCCTGGATGCGCAAGGTGAAAGAATCTTTTATTGCGGTTCACATTGAACAGCTGCTGAGTAAAGATGAAATTCTTGAGCTTTATCTGAATAAAATTACCTTTGGCCACCGTGCCCATGGTGTTGGTGCTGCCGCCCAAGTGTATTACGGTAAGCCGCTAAGCGAACTGACGCTGGCGCAAATGGCAACTATTGCCGGTTTGCCTAAAGCGCCATCTAACCTGAACCCCATCTCAAACCCCATCGCCTCTAAAGCGCGTCGCCGCGTTGTGCTATTGCGCATGCTCGATGAAAAGAAAATTACGCGCGCAGAGTTTGAAGAAGCTGCTAATGCACCCGTTACAGCCCGTCGACACGGTGCCGAAGTGACAGTTAATGCGCCTTATCTGGCGGAAATGGTGCGTCAGGAAATGGTGGATCGTTATGGTGAAGACAAAGCCTATAACGAAGGCTACAAAGTTTACACAACCATAAGAAGTGACGTACAGCTGGCTGCGCGTCAGTCTATCTGGGATAACCTGCACAGTTATGATGAGCGACACGGCTACCGCGGTCCCGTCAGCATATTGTGGTCTGCAGAGAAAAACGAAGAGCCTGTTAAAGAACCTGCTATACGACAGTATCTGGAGCAGTTGCGTGTTATTGGTGCAGTAACGCCGGCGGTTGTGACCGCAGTCGGAGAGCAGTCGGCTGAGGTATTAGTTAAGGGTGAGGGCAAGTTAACCCTGCCATGGAAAGCGATGCACTGGGCTCGAGAGTATCTGAACGAGGAACGCCAGGGACCGCCACCGGAAACCGCAGATGAAATTATGCAACCGGGTCATGTTATTTGGCTGCGCCGGGTGAATGACGACAGCGAATGGCGACTGGCGCAAATTCCTGAGCCAAGTTCTGCAGTGGTATCTTTGCGCCCGGACGATGGCGCTGTTGCCGCTGTTGTGGGTGGTTACAGTTTCCAGCTGAGCCAATACAACCGTGCGTTGCAGGCAGAGCGTCAGGTAGGTTCTAATATTAAACCTTTGATTTACTCAGCTGCGTTTGAAGAAGGTTTAACCCTGGCTACGCTGGTGAACGATGCACCCATTAATCAGTGGAACCCTGGCTCTGGCGTAGCCTGGCGACCGAAAAACTCGCCGGAAGTCTATGAAGGCCCTATCCGTTTGCGTAAAGCTCTGGCTAAGTCCAAGAACGTAGTTTCGGTGCGTTTAATTCGCGAATTGGGGGTTAAAAAAGTGGCGGATCATTTGGCTAAGTTTGGTCTCGATCGCTCAAAAATCCCTGAAAACGAATCGCTTTCTCTGGGTTCTTTGTCAATGACCCCCATGCAAGTGGCTCGTGCTTATGCGGCGTTTTCTAACGGCGGTTTTCTGGTAGAACCCTACTTTATCAAACGCATTGAAGGCGCCGACGGCAACGTGATTGAGGAAACCGACCCGCTGCGCGCCTGTTTTGACTGTGACAAGCCAGCTCCGCAGATCATTAGCGAGCAAAATGCGTTTTTGGTTGAGCAGGCAATGAACTCAGCAGTATGGGGCGGTGGCAGCTGGGCGAATGGCACAGGCTGGAACGGTACGTCCTGGCGTATTCAGCGTTCTAAACCCATTAATGAAGCTGTTGGTCGCAACATTGCCGGTAAAACCGGTACCACTAACGATGTCCGTGATACTTGGTTCTCAGGTTTTACATCAAACCTTGCGACAACTGTGTGGGTGGGGTTTGATGACGTTTCCCGTAAACTGGGACGCACGTCGAAGCACCCTGAAGTTGATTCCAGTCAGCAGGCAATCACCGGCGGTGAAGCGGGTGCGAAAACCGCGTTGCCAGGCTGGATCTTGTTTATGGAAAAAGCACTGCCATTGTTTCCGTCGAGTGACTTTGGCATTCCGCCGGGAGTGGTGAATGTCCGTATTGACTTAGAAAGTGGAAAGTTATCACACAAAAGTGACTACACCACGCGGTTTGAATACTTTATACGTGGTACAGAACCAACGGAGTACAGTCGTGATAACGGTCAGTCTAATGGCGATATCTTTCAAGAAGATGATGACGACTTATTCTAG
- a CDS encoding type IV pilus secretin PilQ, with translation MIPTRLSFYVFLLLATLSLQFVSPVYATEKNWQSLLSEQQRLQPVSLNTRKMPLRELIQLLADQHQLNILMTDNVKGESSLKLNGVAWQDAFATLIESHDLAIRLQGSMLRIDVAGEHPTDSSEYRSILLSVNFAKASDLAKLLKNEEQSFLSPNGAVSVDERTNTLIVRDTPEQLNSIRQLVNDLDVPVKQVLIEARMVTVKANVSKELGIRWGVSEYGLAIPEDAGSFVKGMQVDLPTAAPAGTFSANLARLSDDILLDLELTALEQENKAEIITSPKIFTSNQQPAYIEQGTEIPYVETAAHGATAVQFKKAVMGLSVTPQITPNNHVLMELTITQNTRGDTVATPTGPAVAIDTQEMSTRVLAKNGETIVLGGIFQEHNLNDDSRVPILGTLPLIGKLFSHQQQRDEKRELMIFVTPTILPQS, from the coding sequence ATGATACCAACACGACTCTCTTTTTATGTCTTTTTACTGCTGGCTACTCTGAGTTTGCAGTTTGTGTCGCCAGTCTATGCAACTGAGAAGAACTGGCAAAGCCTGCTTAGCGAACAGCAGCGCTTACAACCAGTGTCACTCAACACTCGCAAAATGCCACTGCGGGAACTCATACAATTATTAGCGGATCAGCATCAGCTGAACATATTGATGACGGACAACGTGAAAGGTGAGTCCAGCCTGAAACTCAACGGTGTCGCGTGGCAGGACGCGTTTGCAACGTTAATTGAGAGTCATGATCTCGCTATTCGTTTGCAGGGCTCTATGCTGCGCATTGATGTTGCGGGTGAACACCCCACAGATAGCAGCGAGTATCGCTCTATTTTACTCAGCGTTAACTTTGCAAAAGCCAGCGACTTAGCCAAGCTGTTAAAGAACGAGGAGCAGAGCTTTCTCTCACCAAACGGCGCGGTAAGTGTCGACGAACGTACCAATACCCTTATAGTAAGGGACACACCAGAACAGCTGAACTCCATACGTCAGTTAGTTAATGACCTGGATGTGCCGGTTAAGCAGGTGCTGATTGAAGCCCGCATGGTCACCGTAAAAGCGAATGTCAGTAAAGAGCTAGGCATTCGCTGGGGCGTTTCGGAATACGGTCTGGCGATACCCGAGGACGCAGGCAGTTTTGTTAAAGGCATGCAGGTAGACCTGCCTACCGCCGCACCCGCCGGTACTTTTTCTGCCAATTTGGCGCGGCTGAGTGACGATATTCTGCTGGATCTCGAACTCACTGCGCTGGAGCAGGAGAACAAAGCAGAAATTATTACCAGCCCAAAAATTTTCACGTCGAACCAACAGCCCGCTTACATAGAGCAAGGCACCGAAATACCTTATGTTGAAACCGCCGCACATGGTGCTACCGCCGTGCAGTTTAAAAAAGCGGTTATGGGCTTAAGCGTTACGCCGCAAATTACGCCCAATAACCATGTTTTAATGGAATTGACCATTACTCAGAACACGCGCGGCGATACCGTTGCCACCCCAACCGGCCCCGCTGTTGCTATCGACACTCAGGAAATGTCGACTCGGGTGCTGGCAAAAAATGGAGAAACTATCGTTCTGGGCGGAATCTTTCAGGAACATAACTTGAATGATGACAGTCGCGTCCCCATCTTAGGGACGCTGCCATTAATCGGGAAATTGTTCTCTCATCAGCAGCAACGCGATGAAAAGCGGGAACTTATGATTTTTGTAACACCAACGATATTGCCACAAAGTTAG
- the aroK gene encoding shikimate kinase AroK, with product MAEKRNIFLVGPMGAGKSTIGRQIARQLHLEFYDSDSEIERRTGAEISWVFELEGEEGFRAREEKVIEELTENMGIVLATGGGSVMSKESRNRLSARGVVVYLKTPIEKQLARTQRDKRRPLIAEAEDPRKVLEELAQERDPLYEEIADITVQTDEQSAKFVVNDIIDQLESITGLG from the coding sequence ATGGCTGAGAAACGTAATATTTTTCTTGTTGGGCCCATGGGGGCTGGCAAAAGTACGATTGGCCGTCAAATCGCCAGACAATTACATTTAGAGTTCTACGACTCAGATTCTGAAATTGAGCGCCGTACCGGTGCCGAAATCAGTTGGGTGTTCGAGCTCGAAGGTGAAGAAGGCTTTCGTGCACGCGAAGAAAAAGTGATCGAAGAGCTTACCGAAAATATGGGCATCGTCTTAGCGACAGGTGGCGGCTCGGTCATGAGCAAAGAAAGCCGTAATCGGTTATCGGCTCGGGGTGTGGTAGTGTATTTAAAAACCCCTATCGAGAAGCAGTTGGCTCGTACTCAGCGTGATAAGCGCCGGCCTCTAATTGCCGAAGCTGAAGACCCACGCAAAGTGCTTGAAGAGCTGGCACAAGAGCGCGATCCTTTGTACGAAGAAATTGCCGATATCACGGTGCAAACCGATGAGCAAAGTGCAAAATTCGTCGTCAACGACATTATCGATCAACTCGAATCTATTACCGGACTCGGGTAA